A single window of Candidatus Zymogenus saltonus DNA harbors:
- a CDS encoding beta-ketoacyl-[acyl-carrier-protein] synthase family protein → MKKNEDKRRVVITGLGTVNSVAKGIGEFVSALKAGVCGIGEITVFDTEGSRTKTGAEVADFNPRAISPGIPAGFSTKRMSRSDLLAMAAAIEALHDSGLFPVPDSLREETGLVIGGGAGGIPEAEKLYREYLDRGADGVKFSRLASLFSASSADHIASKLELMGPKTTFMTACSSGATAIGYGRDLIRDGLAKVIIAGGTEPLSMITYASFNSLRSVDPEYCKPFDKNRQGLSLGEGAGMMILEPLEDALGRGAKIYGELLGYGITCDSHHMTAPDPKASGAARAMLEAMRDAGIAPDRVDYINAHGTATPANDVAETNGIKAVFKERAYDIPVSSTKSMIGHTLGAAGALEGLASVLAIYHGFIPPTIHLMEPDPECDLDYVTEGARDKSPDIVLSNSFAFGGNNTTVVFGRYTEKGIANE, encoded by the coding sequence ATGAAAAAAAACGAAGATAAAAGAAGGGTCGTGATTACGGGACTCGGGACCGTAAACTCCGTGGCAAAGGGGATCGGGGAATTTGTCTCCGCCCTCAAGGCCGGAGTCTGCGGGATAGGGGAGATCACCGTCTTTGATACCGAGGGGTCGAGGACAAAGACCGGGGCCGAGGTCGCCGATTTCAATCCCAGGGCGATTTCTCCCGGCATCCCCGCCGGTTTCTCGACAAAGCGAATGTCCCGCTCCGACCTTCTGGCGATGGCAGCGGCAATCGAGGCCCTTCACGACTCCGGCCTCTTTCCCGTGCCGGATAGCCTGAGGGAGGAAACCGGGTTGGTCATCGGCGGGGGGGCCGGCGGGATACCGGAGGCTGAGAAGCTCTACCGCGAATACCTCGACCGCGGGGCCGATGGGGTGAAGTTCTCCCGGCTCGCCTCTCTCTTCTCCGCGTCATCGGCGGATCACATCGCCTCGAAGCTCGAACTCATGGGCCCGAAGACCACCTTTATGACCGCCTGCTCCTCAGGGGCGACCGCCATAGGCTACGGCAGGGACCTGATCAGGGACGGACTCGCAAAGGTGATAATCGCAGGCGGAACCGAGCCCCTCTCCATGATAACCTATGCGTCGTTCAACTCCTTAAGATCCGTCGATCCGGAGTACTGCAAACCCTTCGACAAGAACAGGCAGGGATTATCCCTCGGCGAGGGGGCGGGGATGATGATATTGGAGCCCCTCGAAGACGCGCTGGGGCGCGGCGCCAAGATATACGGGGAACTCTTGGGCTACGGCATCACCTGCGACTCCCACCACATGACCGCCCCGGACCCCAAGGCCTCGGGCGCGGCGAGGGCCATGCTGGAGGCGATGAGGGACGCCGGCATCGCTCCCGACAGGGTGGACTACATCAACGCCCACGGCACCGCCACCCCGGCAAACGACGTGGCGGAGACCAACGGCATCAAGGCGGTCTTCAAGGAGAGGGCCTACGATATCCCGGTAAGCTCGACGAAGTCGATGATAGGACACACCTTGGGAGCGGCGGGCGCGCTGGAGGGGCTGGCCTCGGTGCTGGCTATATACCACGGGTTCATACCGCCTACGATCCACCTGATGGAGCCCGACCCGGAGTGCGACCTCGACTACGTAACCGAGGGGGCGAGGGATAAAAGCCCCGACATAGTCCTCTCGAATTCGTTCGCCTTCGGCGGCAACAACACGACGGTCGTCTTCGGAAGGTACACGGAAAAGGGGATCGCAAATGAGTAG
- a CDS encoding beta-ketoacyl-[acyl-carrier-protein] synthase family protein has product MSRRVVVTGIGVVTPLGIGRKSFTERLMGGESAVSTIKSFDTSHLPSHLGAEVVDFDPKDYIDGKALRKMDRISRMAAAAASMAVEDAGLKINESNRDRVGIILGVSMGSTDVSIKIIDTIFSEGPTMINPILVPNTVMNAPAGHASIVLGLRGINSTVNHKEASAETATAYAAGEIANGRADAILAGGADIISPFPYEVLTRFRALSPAGGGKEGARPFDRGRNGFVYGEGAGIILLESLDAAQERGAEIFAEVLGWGMSAAPSAPNDWPEETGGTILAMRRAIESAGLNSGEVDYISASANGGKRLDRLEAESIGELFGRFDGKAKSPIVSSIKGAVGESLSSGGVRSAAAVISLKYGIVPPTLNLNEPIAPLNFVVGKKRIENISTAMVNGFSSGGTFVSLIFGKFDRSTK; this is encoded by the coding sequence ATGAGTAGGCGGGTCGTTGTAACCGGAATCGGGGTCGTCACGCCTTTGGGCATCGGGAGGAAATCGTTTACCGAAAGGCTGATGGGCGGCGAATCGGCCGTCTCCACCATAAAGTCGTTCGACACCTCCCACCTCCCCTCCCACCTGGGGGCGGAGGTGGTCGACTTCGACCCGAAGGATTACATCGACGGCAAGGCGTTGAGAAAGATGGACAGGATCTCCCGAATGGCGGCGGCGGCGGCCTCGATGGCGGTCGAAGACGCAGGCCTTAAGATCAACGAGTCGAACAGGGACAGGGTCGGGATAATACTCGGTGTATCGATGGGGAGCACCGACGTCTCGATAAAGATAATCGACACGATCTTCAGCGAGGGGCCGACGATGATAAACCCGATCCTCGTTCCTAACACGGTAATGAACGCCCCGGCGGGCCACGCCTCGATCGTTCTCGGCCTTCGGGGGATAAACTCCACTGTGAACCACAAGGAGGCCTCCGCGGAGACCGCGACAGCCTACGCGGCCGGGGAGATAGCAAACGGCAGGGCCGACGCGATCCTGGCCGGCGGCGCCGACATCATATCTCCGTTTCCCTACGAGGTGTTGACGAGGTTCAGGGCCCTCTCCCCGGCGGGAGGGGGAAAGGAGGGGGCAAGACCCTTCGACAGGGGGAGAAACGGCTTCGTCTACGGCGAGGGGGCGGGCATCATCCTCCTGGAGTCGCTGGACGCCGCCCAAGAGAGGGGCGCCGAGATATTCGCCGAGGTGCTGGGCTGGGGGATGAGCGCCGCGCCGTCCGCCCCCAACGACTGGCCCGAAGAGACGGGGGGGACGATTCTCGCCATGAGAAGAGCGATAGAGTCAGCGGGCCTGAATTCAGGAGAGGTCGACTACATCTCCGCCTCCGCCAACGGCGGGAAAAGACTTGACCGCTTGGAAGCCGAGAGCATAGGGGAGCTCTTCGGCAGGTTTGACGGGAAAGCAAAATCCCCCATAGTGTCATCGATCAAGGGGGCGGTGGGGGAGAGCCTGAGCTCCGGCGGGGTAAGGTCGGCCGCCGCGGTGATCTCCTTGAAGTACGGGATTGTTCCTCCAACCCTCAACCTCAATGAGCCGATCGCGCCGTTGAACTTCGTCGTCGGTAAAAAGAGGATTGAAAATATCTCGACGGCTATGGTCAACGGCTTTTCCTCCGGCGGGACGTTCGTCTCGCTGATTTTCGGAAAATTTGACAGATCCACCAAATAG
- a CDS encoding long-chain fatty acid--CoA ligase — MNVGEWVTKRAMIDPDSDFLKEAEREDRAYTNLEFNERVNRTAHALMSIGVSRGERVCVVMLNSSEFLEIFFALAKIGAIMVPMNFRLAVPELAYIVNDVSPKVLIYTSDFADKVTEIRGQVAVPNYIRHAGEDIKGDPLLSDFVSPFPADELNVETEVDETDVLVIIYTSGTTGDPKGAMLSHRNITFIAVHNLLGYGVNRSFKSLVTAPLFHIGALGAAALPVIYAGGSLVLKRFFNASEIIKLIANEKINYMFAVPVMYQMMAEAAEWKSADFSHVKYFIAGGAPMPIPLIRAYQTEKGVGFAQGYGLTETGRLSSLPIEETIRKAGSAGKEEFHVIMRIVDKEGTDVPKGEVGEIIVRGPNVFTGYWNKPEETEKGFSDGWFLTGDMARRDDEGFIYIVGRKVEMIISSGENIYPAEVERAIQSLDQVKEAAVVGMPDPTRGEVGCAFVLLKKEKELTEERLIEGLADKIAKFKIPKKVVFVDDFPRNTSGKILKKELKKRL, encoded by the coding sequence ATGAACGTAGGAGAATGGGTAACGAAGAGGGCCATGATCGATCCCGATTCCGACTTCCTGAAGGAGGCGGAGCGGGAGGACAGGGCCTACACCAACCTGGAGTTCAACGAGAGGGTCAACCGGACCGCCCACGCCCTTATGAGCATAGGCGTTTCAAGGGGGGAGAGGGTCTGCGTTGTCATGCTCAATTCGTCAGAGTTTTTGGAGATATTCTTCGCTTTGGCTAAGATCGGCGCGATAATGGTCCCGATGAACTTTCGCCTGGCCGTGCCGGAGCTCGCCTACATCGTAAACGACGTCAGCCCAAAGGTCCTGATATACACATCAGACTTCGCCGACAAGGTCACAGAGATAAGAGGTCAGGTCGCCGTCCCGAACTACATCAGGCACGCCGGCGAGGACATAAAGGGTGACCCCCTCCTCTCCGACTTCGTGTCGCCCTTCCCCGCCGATGAGCTTAACGTCGAGACCGAGGTCGATGAGACGGACGTCCTGGTCATCATATACACCTCCGGAACCACCGGGGATCCGAAGGGGGCGATGCTCTCCCACAGGAACATCACGTTTATCGCCGTCCACAACCTTCTCGGATACGGCGTGAACAGGAGCTTCAAGTCCCTGGTCACGGCGCCACTCTTTCACATCGGGGCCTTGGGCGCCGCGGCCCTCCCCGTGATATACGCCGGGGGGTCTCTGGTTCTGAAGAGGTTCTTCAACGCCTCGGAGATAATAAAGCTCATCGCAAACGAGAAGATCAACTACATGTTCGCCGTCCCCGTAATGTACCAGATGATGGCGGAGGCGGCGGAGTGGAAGTCCGCCGACTTCTCCCACGTGAAGTACTTCATCGCCGGGGGCGCCCCCATGCCGATACCGCTCATCCGCGCATACCAGACCGAGAAGGGGGTCGGCTTCGCCCAGGGCTACGGGCTTACAGAGACGGGGCGGTTGAGCTCCCTTCCCATCGAGGAGACGATAAGGAAGGCCGGCTCCGCGGGAAAGGAGGAGTTCCACGTAATCATGAGGATCGTCGACAAGGAGGGAACCGACGTTCCCAAAGGCGAGGTGGGGGAGATAATCGTCAGGGGGCCGAACGTCTTTACCGGATACTGGAATAAACCGGAGGAGACGGAAAAGGGTTTTTCCGACGGCTGGTTTCTGACCGGCGACATGGCAAGGCGCGACGACGAGGGATTTATCTACATCGTAGGCAGAAAGGTCGAGATGATCATAAGCTCCGGCGAGAACATCTACCCCGCCGAGGTGGAGAGGGCGATCCAGTCGCTCGATCAGGTCAAGGAGGCCGCGGTCGTGGGGATGCCCGACCCGACAAGGGGCGAGGTCGGCTGCGCCTTCGTATTATTGAAAAAGGAAAAAGAGCTGACAGAGGAGAGGCTTATCGAGGGATTGGCCGACAAGATAGCCAAGTTCAAGATTCCGAAGAAGGTCGTCTTCGTGGACGATTTCCCGAGGAACA